Proteins encoded in a region of the Xiphophorus couchianus chromosome 11, X_couchianus-1.0, whole genome shotgun sequence genome:
- the LOC114152668 gene encoding uncharacterized protein LOC114152668 — protein sequence MYQRMLKKREIIQMAIGLFFPNGRNREGSIADFEMDLKDYQEVAIDDKITVGQMFHVTKLTILRFYLTTHKKKANQSVSQDEVLSSSFFQDQDSSLSQPSSSSAVNVAVTSQSTISTEVTSDFLFVGNITNHENINFSLHSTELREEDLDSSNIVFLGAFSDSEPQILDDTLPISPQSTSSSKAVKKMLIVHRGQVLPELIAHFCDDGPLDRDFKIQLVLPDGTPEMGYDDGGVVRDCLSEFWNDFYDQCTTGNTYKVPFLRHDYGQQQWESVGRIIAFGWTREKYLPMKIAPVILEQAAFGQVKSEVVENFLKCMSESEHFVFQSWQSDFSSVDKEELIEILDNRSCRRMPTASNVNEILQELPHKTLVQEPAYVIEQWAKTLSIIGEKVKITVGSI from the coding sequence ATGTATCAAAGGATGCTAAAAAAAAGGGAGATAATCCAGATGGCTATTGGCCTCTTCTTTCCAAATGGAAGAAATAGAGAAGGGTCCATAGCAGATTTTGAAATGGATCTAAAAGATTATCAGGAAGTGGCAATTGATGACAAAATCACTGTTGGACAAATGTTTCATGTTACAAAACTGACTATTCTCAGGTTTTACCTGACCACCCATAAAAAGAAGGCTaaccagtcagtcagtcaagATGAAGTTTTGTCTTCATCATTTTTTCAGGATCAAGACAGTTCTCTGAGTCAGCCCTCCTCTTCATCTGCTGTAAATGTTGCAGTGACCAGCCAATCTACAATATCCACAGAAGTAACTTCTGACTTCCTATTTGTTGGAAACATAACAAATCATGAGAATATTAACTTTTCACTTCATTCTACAGAGCTTAGGGAGGAGGATTTGGATAGCAGTAACATAGTGTTTCTAGGAGCGTTTTCTGACAGTGAGCCACAGATTTTGGATGATACTTTGCCAATATCCCCTCAATCCACATCATCCTCCAAGGCAGTGAAGAAGATGCTGATAGTTCACAGAGGACAGGTACTTCCTGAGCTCATAGCACATTTCTGTGATGACGGACCTTTAGATAGAGATTTCAAAATCCAGCTTGTGCTGCCAGATGGAACACCTGAAATGGGTTATGATGACGGAGGAGTCGTTAGAGACTGTCTTTCTGAATTCTGGAACGATTTCTATGACCAGTGTACTACAGGAAACACTTATAAAGTGCCTTTTCTGAGACATGATTATGGACAGCAGCAGTGGGAGAGTGTAGGCCGAATAATTGCTTTTGGATGGACAAGAGAGAAATATCTTCCTATGAAGATTGCACCTGTCATACTAGAGCAAGCAGCCTTTGGACAGGTTAAAAGTGAGGTGGTGGAGAATTTCCTTAAGTGCATGTCTGAATCTGAGCACTTTGTGTTTCAGTCATGGCAGTCAGACTTCAGCAGTGTTGACAAAGAGGAATTGATAGAGATTCTTGATAACCGCAGTTGCAGACGAATGCCCACTGCCAGCAATGTAAACGAAATCCTCCAGGAGCTTCCACACAAAACACTTGTCCAAGAGCCTGCTTACGTTATTGAACAGTGGGCCAAAACACTCAGTATCATCggtgaaaaagtgaaaattactGTAGGAAGTATTTAG